One Calditrichia bacterium DNA window includes the following coding sequences:
- a CDS encoding response regulator: protein MKTILAMLIFSSAIVLAQNTSVTPFSHIQPEKIKYPKTLSQNQVNCILQDHKGYLWIGTKDGLNRYDGYQFVVYGHDPFDETSISNNFITTIYEDSQQRLWIGTRKGLNFLDRSKNIFYQIPLENADKNNLSQQNIRDITEDQNGNILVATWGSGLIILTPLQDQQTLVIDKISIKKIQHIHGSSNSLSNNLVRQVIVDNSGSIWATTSVSLGSALHKINFDQQYKNYQILRVGSKEFGSEWGRALESGTEILRIANGKNGNLWFGAGPGLVRYNPHTGASDFYNLSQHGLIPPGENWGWVQTIFEDNNNNVLFGTFGGWATFNPQSGKYDSKQNYINLTPKIHRYGISAFLQDKGNIIWMGTNGDGLYKLDPKSKRFSTKRLNDSRLTLWKGASIRSICESRSGLLWVGTVASGLIRIDRHTGESSQLTKLNNQYSSTAEVYSLVEDTSGVLWASSLDGVFQINKPESENPEVTFFPIDPTVPKRDKNNIVYKLLVDRNNNIWVATPTQFGQFNHSTASYDLITFIEPKSGNSSNSEFPTIYEDVNGNIWLGSIDGLRKFDSESKTFKEYHFSSKKSSGLSHSVVRSIISDPGQPEKFLWIGTAGGGLNRLDLETDTFHYFTQKDGLPDNVVYGILSDNNKNLWISTNNGISRFTPETLSFKNFDVNDGLQNNEFNAGAFFKSISGELFFGGIEGLNAFYPDNIRNNDHSPSITITDFRVSNNSIYSNDPDLPHISNTKENKEIKLSYNDKVINIEFAAMDFTNPSKNHFSYIMDNFDNDWQDAGTNRHVTYTNLDHGEYTFRVKGTNNDGLWSEKEASIRIIITPPWWRTYWAYAIYAVLIIVLLLSLRSYEVNRQRLKYNLQIEKIEREKLRELDHLKSRFFTNVSHEFRTPLTLILGQIKNVVSKIDNKKDKNRLNIAHRNASKLLHLINQLMDISRLESGKMTLNLVYNDVLPFLKNLLFSFESLAEQKQLSLHFHSDIDILEMNYDMEKLEKIILNLLSNAFKFSPSGGSITLIVESPNSQVSIAEETNYVAIHLKDTGVGIPENLQKFIFDRFYQIENPISGENIGSGIGLAFVKELVELLHGKIKFMSTEGDGTTFSLYFPAGKEFYSARGIQSKTNDTSVGKARYQDELLMDKYEMIPDISATNNKTTPGMITTATELPIILVVEDNGDVRSFICEHLRDNGYTVLESPDGEDGLSKAGEIIPDLIITDVMMPKVDGYEFSKQIRADQKTSHIPLIMLTAKASEDSKIEGLEAGVDDYLVKPFSARELQVRVRNLIQLRKQLRARFSNAANIEPSEVSDLPLDQVFLRKVIDTIKSRMGDETFGVEDLASNTGMSVTHLNRKLRALLDQSPGQFIRSQRLQRAAELLLQNAGNVAEIAYRVGFSDQAHFTRSFKKQFGCPPTKYNG from the coding sequence ATGAAAACGATATTAGCCATGTTGATATTCTCTTCGGCTATTGTTTTGGCGCAAAACACCTCAGTTACGCCATTTTCACACATCCAGCCGGAAAAAATCAAATATCCGAAAACCCTTTCTCAAAATCAGGTAAATTGCATCTTACAGGATCACAAAGGCTATTTGTGGATCGGAACGAAAGACGGATTGAACCGCTATGATGGTTATCAGTTTGTTGTTTATGGTCACGATCCTTTTGATGAAACTTCCATTTCGAATAATTTTATCACAACTATATACGAAGACAGCCAGCAGCGACTATGGATTGGCACCCGAAAAGGCTTGAACTTTTTAGATCGTTCAAAAAACATCTTTTATCAAATACCTTTAGAAAATGCCGACAAGAACAACCTTAGCCAACAAAATATTCGTGATATTACCGAAGACCAAAATGGCAATATTTTGGTGGCAACCTGGGGGAGTGGGTTAATCATTCTCACACCTTTACAGGATCAACAAACTCTTGTAATTGACAAAATATCCATTAAGAAAATTCAACATATTCACGGTTCATCAAACAGCCTAAGCAACAACCTTGTGCGGCAAGTTATCGTGGACAATAGCGGGTCAATTTGGGCAACTACATCGGTCTCCCTGGGTTCTGCACTTCATAAAATCAATTTCGATCAACAATATAAAAACTACCAAATACTCCGCGTTGGCAGTAAAGAATTTGGATCGGAGTGGGGAAGAGCGCTGGAAAGCGGAACAGAGATACTGCGAATAGCCAACGGGAAAAATGGCAATCTCTGGTTCGGTGCCGGACCGGGTTTGGTCCGTTACAACCCCCATACCGGAGCGTCAGATTTCTACAACCTCAGCCAACATGGTTTGATTCCACCCGGAGAAAATTGGGGGTGGGTTCAGACAATATTTGAAGATAATAATAACAATGTTTTATTTGGAACATTTGGTGGTTGGGCAACCTTCAATCCCCAAAGTGGTAAATATGATTCTAAACAAAACTACATCAACTTGACACCAAAAATTCATCGATATGGCATTTCTGCTTTTCTTCAGGATAAAGGTAATATCATCTGGATGGGCACAAACGGTGATGGGTTGTATAAACTCGATCCAAAATCAAAGCGTTTTTCCACAAAACGCCTGAATGATTCTCGATTAACACTTTGGAAAGGTGCGAGTATTCGGTCCATCTGCGAATCACGCAGCGGTTTATTGTGGGTTGGCACGGTGGCATCCGGATTAATCCGAATCGACAGGCATACCGGCGAATCTTCGCAATTGACAAAACTAAATAATCAATATTCAAGCACTGCGGAAGTGTATTCATTGGTTGAAGATACTTCCGGTGTGTTATGGGCGAGCAGTTTAGATGGCGTTTTCCAAATTAATAAACCGGAATCGGAAAATCCGGAAGTTACTTTCTTCCCAATTGATCCTACTGTTCCGAAAAGGGACAAAAACAATATTGTTTATAAATTACTCGTTGACCGCAACAACAATATTTGGGTCGCAACTCCTACTCAATTCGGGCAATTTAATCATTCTACGGCTAGTTATGACCTTATAACATTTATAGAGCCAAAATCCGGCAATTCTTCAAACTCAGAATTTCCGACAATTTATGAAGACGTAAACGGTAACATCTGGCTAGGATCTATTGACGGTTTACGAAAATTTGATTCAGAGAGTAAAACATTCAAAGAATATCATTTTTCTTCCAAAAAGTCATCGGGTTTAAGTCATAGCGTTGTGCGGTCAATCATTAGTGACCCCGGTCAACCGGAAAAATTTCTATGGATAGGAACTGCAGGTGGTGGGCTGAATCGCCTTGACTTGGAAACAGATACATTTCATTATTTTACACAAAAAGATGGATTGCCAGACAATGTTGTTTATGGGATTTTAAGTGACAATAACAAAAATCTCTGGATAAGCACAAATAATGGTATATCCCGCTTTACACCGGAAACCTTGTCTTTTAAAAATTTCGACGTCAATGATGGATTGCAAAATAATGAATTTAACGCCGGTGCCTTTTTCAAAAGTATTTCGGGTGAGTTATTCTTTGGTGGAATTGAAGGATTAAATGCCTTCTACCCCGATAACATTCGCAACAACGATCACAGCCCCAGTATAACCATTACGGATTTCCGGGTGTCAAATAATTCTATTTATAGTAATGATCCTGATTTACCGCATATTTCAAATACGAAAGAAAATAAAGAAATCAAGCTGTCTTATAATGACAAAGTAATCAACATTGAATTTGCGGCAATGGATTTTACAAATCCTTCCAAAAATCATTTTTCATATATCATGGATAACTTTGATAATGACTGGCAAGATGCCGGTACCAATCGCCATGTGACATATACCAACCTTGATCATGGTGAATATACGTTTCGAGTTAAGGGGACAAACAATGATGGCTTATGGAGCGAAAAAGAAGCATCGATCCGGATTATTATCACACCCCCATGGTGGCGTACTTACTGGGCTTATGCCATCTACGCGGTGTTGATTATCGTTCTATTGTTAAGTTTGCGCAGCTATGAGGTAAACCGCCAACGGTTGAAATATAACTTGCAAATCGAAAAAATTGAACGTGAGAAATTAAGGGAGCTTGACCATCTCAAATCGCGGTTTTTCACAAATGTTTCTCACGAATTTCGCACACCACTGACCCTGATTTTGGGGCAAATAAAAAATGTAGTGTCGAAAATCGATAACAAGAAAGATAAAAACAGGCTGAATATTGCACACCGAAATGCCAGCAAGTTATTACATCTAATTAATCAATTGATGGACATATCGAGATTGGAATCAGGGAAAATGACCCTGAATTTGGTCTATAATGATGTGCTTCCTTTTTTGAAAAATCTTTTGTTCTCATTTGAATCGTTGGCAGAGCAAAAACAATTGAGTTTGCATTTTCATTCGGATATTGACATCCTTGAAATGAATTACGACATGGAAAAGTTAGAAAAAATAATTCTAAATTTACTTTCAAACGCATTCAAATTTTCACCGTCTGGTGGTAGCATAACGCTGATTGTTGAGTCGCCAAATTCGCAGGTAAGCATTGCGGAAGAAACGAATTATGTAGCAATCCATTTGAAAGATACCGGAGTTGGAATTCCGGAAAACCTTCAAAAATTTATTTTCGACCGCTTTTACCAGATAGAAAATCCAATTTCCGGAGAAAACATCGGCAGCGGTATCGGGTTGGCATTTGTGAAAGAATTGGTTGAGTTGCTCCACGGCAAAATCAAATTCATGAGCACCGAAGGTGATGGAACAACTTTCAGTTTATATTTTCCTGCCGGGAAAGAGTTTTATTCTGCCAGAGGCATTCAATCAAAAACTAATGATACATCAGTTGGAAAGGCACGGTATCAGGATGAATTACTGATGGATAAATATGAAATGATACCTGATATCAGCGCTACTAATAATAAAACAACACCCGGAATGATCACAACGGCAACAGAATTGCCAATTATTCTTGTGGTAGAGGACAATGGCGATGTTCGCTCTTTTATTTGCGAACATCTACGAGATAACGGATATACAGTTCTCGAATCACCGGACGGCGAAGACGGCCTTTCCAAAGCCGGGGAAATTATCCCGGATCTCATCATCACGGATGTGATGATGCCGAAAGTAGATGGCTATGAATTCAGCAAACAAATCCGTGCCGATCAAAAAACCAGTCACATTCCCCTGATTATGTTAACCGCCAAAGCTTCGGAGGATAGCAAAATCGAAGGGCTGGAAGCCGGTGTGGACGATTATCTGGTGAAGCCCTTCAGCGCCAGGGAACTCCAGGTGCGGGTGCGAAACCTCATTCAGTTGCGAAAACAGCTTCGGGCGCGGTTCAGCAATGCTGCAAACATCGAACCGTCAGAAGTCAGCGATTTGCCGTTGGACCAGGTGTTCCTTCGCAAGGTTATTGATACCATCAAATCCCGCATGGGCGATGAAACTTTTGGTGTGGAAGACCTCGCCAGCAATACGGGAATGAGCGTTACCCACCTCAACCGCAAATTACGGGCGCTGCTGGATCAGTCACCCGGGCAATTTATCCGATCCCAACGACTGCAACGCGCGGCAGAACTGTTGTTGCAAAACGCCGGCAATGTGGCAGAAATCGCTTACCGGGTCGGTTTCAGCGACCAGGCTCATTTTACCCGCAGTTTTAAAAAACAATTCGGATGCCCGCCCACCAAATACAATGGCTGA